The Sulfurospirillum halorespirans DSM 13726 genome has a window encoding:
- a CDS encoding FKBP-type peptidyl-prolyl cis-trans isomerase — MTISKNSVVTLEYTITDTAKNLLDSGADSLIYLHGGYNDIFDKIEKELEGKTVGDSITVQLTPKESFGEYDDSLVSIEERGEFDDNIYVGEQFVEVIEDEDEAVEDQKISYTIKEITKDNVTLDGNHPLAGIDVIFTATVLAVRKATAKEIKEEHAR, encoded by the coding sequence ATGACCATCTCTAAAAATTCTGTCGTAACCCTCGAATACACCATCACCGATACGGCTAAAAACCTGCTGGATTCAGGTGCTGATTCGCTCATTTACCTTCATGGTGGTTATAACGACATCTTTGACAAAATCGAAAAAGAGCTCGAGGGTAAAACCGTAGGCGATAGCATCACCGTTCAACTTACACCCAAAGAGTCCTTTGGCGAATACGATGACTCACTCGTAAGCATCGAAGAGCGTGGTGAATTTGATGATAATATCTATGTGGGCGAGCAATTTGTCGAAGTCATTGAAGATGAAGACGAAGCGGTCGAAGATCAAAAAATCTCCTATACCATTAAAGAGATCACCAAAGACAATGTTACCTTAGATGGCAATCACCCACTTGCAGGCATTGATGTCATTTTTACGGCAACCGTTTTAGCGGTTCGTAAAGCAACGGCAAAAGAGATCAAAGAAGAGCACGCAAGATAA
- a CDS encoding pyridoxal phosphate-dependent aminotransferase, whose product MRCKEMSSFIVMDIVKEAEKFEDSIHFEIGQPDLPPSPKVKKALHVSIDENRFSYTQSHGLIALREKIAQHYATTYNVRIDIDQIFLTPGTSGAFLIAYALTLKGGATLGLSDPSYPCYKNFAHLLDIKSLFMPIGKEDDFELHVKDLKPHQLDALQISSPANPTGNIYAKENLQALVEYCEKQNIAFISDELYHGLTYEENAHSALEFGKNVLVINGFSKYYCMPGQRLGWVIVPKEKVRHAEIVAQNLFISAPTLSQYGALEAFDEAYLAEIKTEFKARRDYLYTELSQLFEIDAKPEGAFYIWANISQYSNDSFAFAKELLENIHVATTPGIDFGSNGTAHYLRFAYTRSIEHMREGIARLRDYLSKRG is encoded by the coding sequence ATGCGTTGCAAAGAAATGAGTTCTTTTATTGTTATGGACATCGTCAAAGAGGCTGAAAAGTTTGAAGACAGTATCCATTTTGAGATCGGACAACCTGATCTTCCACCCTCTCCCAAAGTGAAAAAAGCGTTACATGTAAGCATTGATGAAAACCGATTTTCCTACACGCAAAGCCACGGCTTAATTGCTTTACGTGAAAAAATTGCACAGCATTACGCTACAACCTACAATGTGAGAATTGACATCGACCAAATCTTTTTAACACCAGGAACCAGCGGTGCTTTTTTGATTGCGTATGCCCTTACCCTCAAAGGTGGCGCAACGCTAGGACTGAGCGATCCCTCTTACCCGTGTTACAAAAATTTTGCGCATCTTCTTGACATCAAATCTCTGTTTATGCCCATCGGCAAAGAGGATGATTTTGAATTACATGTAAAGGATTTAAAGCCACATCAGTTAGATGCACTTCAAATCTCTTCCCCTGCCAATCCTACGGGAAATATCTACGCTAAAGAGAATCTCCAAGCACTCGTCGAGTACTGTGAAAAGCAAAATATTGCGTTCATCTCCGATGAACTTTACCACGGTTTAACCTATGAAGAAAACGCCCACAGTGCGCTTGAATTTGGCAAAAACGTCTTGGTGATTAATGGTTTTTCAAAATACTACTGTATGCCCGGTCAGCGCTTAGGTTGGGTCATCGTTCCCAAAGAAAAAGTACGCCATGCCGAAATCGTCGCACAAAATCTTTTTATCTCTGCACCCACACTCAGCCAATACGGAGCTCTTGAAGCCTTTGATGAAGCCTACCTTGCTGAAATAAAAACCGAATTCAAAGCTCGACGTGACTACTTGTACACCGAACTCTCACAGCTTTTTGAGATCGATGCGAAACCTGAGGGGGCTTTTTACATCTGGGCAAATATCTCACAGTACTCCAATGACAGCTTTGCCTTTGCCAAAGAGCTTTTAGAAAACATCCATGTTGCAACCACACCGGGCATCGACTTTGGAAGTAATGGCACAGCGCATTACCTCCGCTTTGCTTACACCAGAAGCATTGAACATATGCGTGAAGGCATAGCTCGACTCAGGGATTATTTGTCCAAAAGAGGATAA
- a CDS encoding toxin, whose amino-acid sequence MKFEWDEAKNSVLKKTRNVCFEDVLVAMSEDRLLDVVPHHNQERYAHQKLFIVKIRAYVYYVPFVEDDEKIFLKNIIPSRKYQKYYTQEKSNG is encoded by the coding sequence TTGAAATTTGAATGGGATGAAGCAAAAAATAGCGTGCTAAAAAAGACGAGAAATGTCTGTTTTGAAGATGTTTTGGTGGCGATGAGCGAAGATAGACTCTTAGATGTGGTGCCTCATCACAATCAAGAACGCTATGCACATCAAAAACTTTTTATCGTCAAAATTCGTGCGTATGTCTATTATGTACCGTTTGTGGAAGATGATGAGAAAATATTTTTAAAAAACATCATTCCCTCTCGAAAATACCAAAAGTACTATACACAGGAGAAATCAAATGGATAA
- a CDS encoding MFS transporter: MNINTFRAFRSLNYRLFFAGQSVSLMGTWMQRTAVYWVIYVQTNSAFILGLSVFASQFPSFLFSLLGGAIADRYNRFNVLLFTQIASMIQAIIMTLIVFFTDYSVVELIVLSVILGIINAFDVPARQSLMHVMVSQKEDVGNAIALNSSMVNLARLIGPAVAGLILESFGAGICFMINAFSFVAVIASLLLLKLPAYIPQAHTQKVLSDLKDGLRYLKATPSLGVLVLLLALMSLLVLPYTTLFPIIAKETLAGDATIYGYLNSFVGIGALSGALLLASLKTSNNLRKLLILATVLLGFGLVCFALSHTLTFAFFFCTVAGFGMMLQTTIINTLLQTTSSSEMRGRVISYFAMAFFGTQPIGALLIGTISHYFGAAETLLFEGCIALFIIALFSRYLWKSAQGVKPS; this comes from the coding sequence ATGAACATCAACACCTTCAGGGCTTTTCGAAGTCTTAATTATCGACTCTTTTTTGCAGGGCAGTCTGTTTCGCTTATGGGCACATGGATGCAGCGAACGGCTGTTTATTGGGTGATTTATGTGCAGACGAACTCTGCTTTTATCTTGGGGCTTAGTGTGTTTGCCTCTCAGTTTCCCTCTTTTTTATTCTCCCTTTTAGGTGGTGCCATCGCCGATCGGTACAATCGTTTCAATGTGCTTCTGTTTACCCAAATTGCTTCGATGATTCAAGCTATTATTATGACATTGATCGTTTTTTTTACCGATTATTCGGTCGTGGAGCTGATTGTTTTAAGCGTCATATTAGGTATCATCAATGCGTTTGATGTACCTGCGCGTCAGTCTTTGATGCATGTTATGGTGAGCCAAAAAGAGGATGTGGGCAATGCGATTGCGCTGAACTCTTCCATGGTCAATCTCGCGCGTCTCATTGGGCCTGCTGTTGCGGGTCTTATCCTTGAAAGCTTTGGAGCGGGCATCTGTTTTATGATCAACGCGTTCAGTTTTGTCGCCGTGATCGCCTCGTTGCTTCTGTTAAAATTGCCTGCGTATATCCCCCAAGCTCACACGCAAAAAGTTTTGAGCGATCTTAAAGATGGTCTGCGCTACCTCAAAGCCACCCCAAGTCTTGGTGTGCTGGTTTTACTGCTTGCGTTGATGAGTCTGCTCGTATTGCCATACACAACGCTGTTTCCGATCATTGCCAAAGAGACGTTGGCGGGAGATGCGACGATTTACGGGTATTTGAACAGTTTTGTAGGCATTGGCGCACTCAGTGGCGCGCTTTTGCTTGCGTCGCTTAAAACCAGTAATAACTTAAGAAAATTACTGATTCTTGCCACCGTGCTTCTTGGTTTTGGGTTGGTCTGTTTTGCCCTTTCACACACGTTAACTTTTGCGTTTTTCTTTTGCACGGTTGCAGGATTTGGTATGATGCTTCAAACGACTATCATCAACACGCTTCTTCAAACCACCTCTTCAAGTGAAATGCGAGGACGGGTCATCAGCTATTTTGCGATGGCTTTTTTTGGCACGCAACCCATTGGCGCGCTCTTAATTGGTACGATTTCGCACTATTTTGGCGCGGCGGAGACTTTGCTGTTTGAGGGATGTATTGCTCTTTTCATCATCGCACTTTTTTCACGCTACTTATGGAAGAGCGCACAAGGTGTTAAGCCATCATAA
- the ldhH gene encoding L-lactate dehydrogenase (quinone) large subunit LdhH, protein MKQDMSASIHKALENQNLAGILDRWNYPATRAKAFEGVDFEALRSKIADIKGEAAGRLDELAEMFKKNAEANGIKVFRASSAEAARQYIANLCKEKGVKKIVKSKSMATEEIHLNHFLDEFGIQSDETDLGEWICQLAHQTPSHMVMPALHLTKEEISDLFAEETQQPLDNDIQKLVKVARTAIREKFFEADMGISGANIAIAETGSIVICTNEGNARLVTTLPKVHVALVGLEKLVPNYTDAAPILAALPRNATSQLLTSYASFISAPTLNDDGTMKEVHIVLMDNNRIKMAEDPKFKEALQCIRCAACLNVCPVYRLVTGHVFGDIYTGGIGTILTAWFNELKSAEDIQALCIGCDKCKEICAAKIDIPGLILEIRRRAATKEGLPFIYKSALQVINNRKVFHTMLRTASVLQKPFVKEGFIRHLPMFLSGLSEYRSLPSVAPSPFRDIFKTIKQPKCTEKAAFYAGCALDFVYPDAGVAIVKILNKAGIEVLFPEAQSCCGIPHWGSGSFDMAADAAERNILPLLEGNPEYVVVSCASCTTALKKEWVKILKEQHRESLIPQAKKVAEKTYMFTELVDKLIKEKRLTPKEGMKLHTLTYHDSCHAKRHVGISKEPRDALSAAGYEIKEMNECDTCCGMGGSYTLKQPEISMQMLKRKLENIEATGAEFVSAECPGCLIQLRGGLDKSGSKVKAIHPAELMVDKFK, encoded by the coding sequence ATGAAACAAGATATGTCAGCATCCATCCACAAAGCCCTTGAAAATCAAAACCTCGCAGGTATTTTAGACCGATGGAATTATCCCGCAACGAGGGCAAAAGCGTTTGAAGGTGTCGATTTTGAGGCACTGCGTTCGAAAATTGCAGATATTAAAGGTGAAGCAGCCGGTCGTCTTGATGAATTAGCCGAAATGTTTAAGAAAAATGCAGAAGCCAATGGCATTAAAGTGTTTCGTGCTAGCAGTGCTGAAGCAGCAAGGCAATACATTGCCAATCTGTGCAAAGAAAAAGGTGTCAAAAAAATCGTCAAATCCAAATCGATGGCAACCGAAGAGATTCATCTCAACCATTTCCTTGATGAATTTGGCATTCAATCGGACGAAACCGATTTGGGTGAATGGATCTGCCAGCTTGCGCACCAAACGCCTTCCCACATGGTTATGCCAGCACTTCACTTAACCAAAGAGGAGATCTCAGATCTTTTTGCGGAAGAGACACAACAACCTTTAGATAACGACATTCAAAAGCTGGTTAAAGTGGCACGAACGGCGATTCGTGAGAAGTTTTTTGAAGCCGATATGGGCATTTCGGGTGCGAACATCGCCATCGCAGAGACAGGTTCCATCGTCATCTGTACCAACGAGGGCAATGCTCGTCTTGTCACAACGCTTCCAAAAGTGCATGTTGCCTTAGTCGGTCTTGAAAAACTCGTTCCTAACTACACCGATGCAGCGCCTATTTTGGCCGCACTTCCTAGAAATGCAACCAGTCAGCTTCTTACCAGTTACGCATCGTTTATCTCCGCTCCAACGCTCAATGATGATGGGACGATGAAAGAGGTGCATATCGTTTTAATGGACAATAATCGTATAAAGATGGCGGAAGACCCTAAATTTAAAGAAGCGCTTCAGTGCATTCGCTGTGCCGCCTGTTTGAATGTGTGCCCTGTGTATCGTCTGGTTACTGGACATGTCTTTGGTGACATCTACACAGGCGGTATTGGTACGATTTTAACGGCATGGTTTAATGAACTTAAATCCGCTGAAGATATTCAAGCGTTGTGTATCGGATGCGACAAATGTAAAGAGATTTGCGCCGCGAAAATTGACATCCCTGGACTCATTTTAGAAATTCGTCGTCGTGCTGCTACGAAAGAAGGTTTGCCATTTATCTATAAAAGTGCGCTTCAAGTCATCAACAACCGTAAGGTTTTCCACACGATGCTTCGTACCGCTTCTGTGCTTCAAAAGCCATTTGTCAAAGAAGGATTTATCAGACACTTGCCGATGTTCCTCTCTGGTCTTTCGGAGTATCGAAGTTTGCCATCCGTCGCACCTTCTCCGTTTAGGGATATTTTCAAAACCATTAAACAACCCAAATGCACTGAAAAAGCGGCCTTTTATGCAGGATGCGCGCTTGATTTTGTCTATCCAGACGCAGGCGTGGCGATTGTTAAGATTTTAAATAAAGCGGGTATTGAAGTGCTCTTCCCTGAAGCGCAATCATGTTGTGGTATTCCACATTGGGGAAGTGGCTCGTTTGATATGGCTGCAGACGCTGCAGAGCGCAATATCTTGCCTCTTTTAGAGGGCAATCCTGAGTATGTTGTTGTCAGTTGTGCGAGTTGTACGACTGCTTTGAAAAAAGAGTGGGTAAAAATCCTTAAAGAACAACACAGAGAATCCCTCATCCCTCAAGCTAAAAAAGTGGCGGAAAAAACCTATATGTTCACTGAATTGGTCGATAAGCTGATTAAAGAAAAACGTTTGACACCAAAAGAAGGCATGAAACTTCATACGCTCACCTACCATGACTCGTGTCACGCTAAACGCCATGTGGGGATTTCAAAAGAGCCAAGAGATGCGCTTAGTGCTGCAGGCTATGAAATCAAAGAGATGAATGAGTGCGATACATGTTGTGGTATGGGCGGTTCTTACACCCTTAAACAACCTGAGATTTCGATGCAAATGCTCAAACGAAAGCTCGAAAATATCGAAGCAACGGGTGCAGAATTTGTCTCTGCTGAGTGTCCGGGCTGTTTGATTCAATTACGAGGCGGTTTGGATAAGTCAGGCTCCAAAGTCAAGGCGATTCACCCTGCGGAACTCATGGTCGATAAGTTCAAATAA
- a CDS encoding LutC/YkgG family protein produces the protein MFENFKARAETSGNTEVKRFATTNEALGFIESFLETEEVKDASGSYAVWADSPILKQFDNQAMAEKFPGLYFHVTRDLAKGAKVGITQLKWGLAETGSMAQDSTDVEQRLASALAWIHVAILPTSKIIADIPALMTKMHPKNDKYITLITGASKTADIERMLAIGVHGPERLVIVCVDDLELEGVES, from the coding sequence ATGTTTGAAAATTTTAAAGCGAGGGCTGAAACATCGGGCAATACCGAAGTGAAGCGTTTTGCGACAACGAATGAGGCACTTGGTTTTATTGAATCGTTCCTCGAAACAGAGGAGGTTAAAGATGCGTCAGGCTCTTACGCTGTTTGGGCGGATAGTCCCATCTTGAAGCAATTTGACAACCAAGCGATGGCAGAGAAATTTCCAGGTCTTTATTTTCACGTGACACGGGATTTGGCAAAAGGTGCCAAAGTGGGGATAACCCAGTTAAAATGGGGTTTGGCAGAGACGGGCAGTATGGCACAAGACTCGACCGATGTGGAGCAACGCCTTGCTTCAGCACTTGCGTGGATACATGTAGCGATTCTTCCGACTTCAAAAATCATTGCAGATATTCCTGCATTGATGACCAAAATGCACCCCAAAAATGACAAATACATCACGCTTATCACAGGTGCGAGTAAAACAGCAGATATTGAACGCATGCTTGCCATTGGTGTGCATGGCCCTGAGCGATTGGTGATCGTGTGTGTCGATGATTTAGAGTTAGAAGGAGTAGAGTCATGA
- a CDS encoding NYN domain-containing protein, translated as MKNIDEEKRIVVLIDADNAQQSKLELILAELSTHGHIIVKRAYGDWSSSYLKNWKESLNELAVQPIQQFAYTTGKNSTDASMIIDAMDLLYTQKFDAFALVSSDSDFTKLASRLKESEIYVFGFGEHKTPISFRNACDDFIFTENLSVNTETLEGTPEQKPSKVSNDDLLKELAKILHVGWEKTQDDEGWASVSAAGAYIKRQSPDFDPRTYGSSKITSLLAKLGEHFEMKRYPGKGTTTIVDYRPVAKKATAAPKRRR; from the coding sequence ATGAAAAATATCGATGAAGAGAAACGAATCGTTGTCTTAATAGATGCGGACAATGCGCAACAAAGCAAACTAGAACTGATCTTAGCCGAACTCTCAACACACGGACATATCATTGTCAAACGCGCTTACGGTGACTGGTCGAGCAGTTACCTTAAAAATTGGAAAGAGAGCCTCAATGAGCTAGCGGTTCAGCCGATTCAGCAGTTTGCGTACACGACGGGAAAAAATTCGACCGATGCTTCGATGATTATCGATGCAATGGATCTACTCTATACGCAAAAATTCGACGCCTTCGCACTTGTATCGAGTGATAGTGACTTTACCAAGCTTGCTTCACGTCTGAAAGAGTCGGAGATTTACGTCTTTGGATTTGGCGAGCATAAAACGCCGATTTCGTTTCGTAATGCCTGCGATGACTTTATTTTCACCGAAAACCTCAGTGTCAACACCGAAACACTCGAAGGCACGCCTGAGCAAAAACCTTCCAAAGTCTCCAATGATGACCTGCTTAAAGAGCTTGCAAAAATTTTACATGTAGGCTGGGAAAAGACCCAAGATGATGAGGGTTGGGCAAGTGTTTCAGCCGCAGGTGCGTACATCAAACGCCAGTCTCCCGACTTTGACCCGCGTACCTATGGCTCTAGCAAGATCACCTCGCTCCTTGCGAAGCTTGGCGAACACTTTGAAATGAAACGTTATCCTGGTAAAGGAACAACGACCATTGTCGATTACCGTCCTGTTGCGAAAAAAGCCACCGCCGCTCCTAAAAGACGTCGCTAG